A window of Chitinophaga sp. MM2321 contains these coding sequences:
- a CDS encoding DUF3127 domain-containing protein: protein MSFEITGKLIVKYNTVQRSETFKTREFVIEKSDDINGRVINNYIKFQSVQDRTGIVDRFNEGENVKVYFNIKGTRWEKEGKVNYITNLDAWRMESVMAAPAPGADPMPNYNTPQTPAPGNDGGDDLPF, encoded by the coding sequence ATGAGTTTTGAAATTACCGGAAAGCTGATTGTGAAGTACAACACGGTACAACGTAGCGAAACTTTTAAGACAAGAGAGTTCGTTATCGAAAAATCTGATGATATCAATGGCCGTGTTATCAACAACTACATTAAATTCCAGTCGGTACAAGACCGCACAGGTATTGTTGACCGGTTTAATGAGGGAGAAAACGTTAAAGTTTATTTCAATATCAAGGGTACCAGATGGGAAAAAGAAGGTAAGGTGAACTACATCACCAACCTGGATGCATGGCGTATGGAATCTGTGATGGCTGCTCCTGCTCCCGGCGCTGATCCAATGCCTAATTACAACACCCCGCAAACACCAGCTCCTGGTAATGACGGTGGTGATGATCTCCCCTTCTAG
- a CDS encoding FAD-dependent protein: MQQQISLKLLPADAASNTHIITHAAAAVGIQPADITGFHLLKRSIDARSRQAYFVLTLLVFVNEPFLQREHTHPVYNELPVNAPRVLIAGAGPAGLFAALRLIEAGIKPIILERGKDVRARRRDLAALNKTGEVNPDSNYCFGEGGAGTYSDGKLYTRSNKRGDINRILNIFVHFGAEEKIMIDAHPHIGTNKLPHIITAIREQIIAAGGEVHFEQKVSDININNGVVTGITTTSGQVHEGKYLILATGHSARDIFIMLHRQNILLEAKPFALGVRVEHPQELIDSAQYHCDLRGEYLPPASYSLVEQVQGRGVFSFCMCPGGIIAPAATDPGELVVNGWSPSKRNNPYANSGMVVTVDESDFAPFAHHGPLAAMYFQQAVEQQSYKAGGGHFVAPAQRMTDFVSGKTSASLPDCSYVPGVNSTNLRSVLPAVVHERLAGAFKAFGRKMKGYYTADAILVATESRTSSPVRIPRNNDTLEHPQLPGLYPCGEGAGYAGGIVSAAMDGERVAATIAAKLG, translated from the coding sequence ATGCAACAACAAATCTCTCTTAAACTGCTGCCAGCCGATGCAGCCAGTAATACACATATTATTACACATGCTGCTGCCGCAGTCGGCATACAACCAGCAGACATCACCGGCTTTCACCTGCTCAAACGCTCTATAGACGCTCGTTCCAGGCAAGCATACTTTGTACTCACCCTCCTGGTATTCGTCAACGAACCTTTCCTGCAACGCGAACATACACACCCCGTTTATAATGAATTGCCTGTCAATGCTCCCCGCGTACTCATTGCCGGCGCAGGACCCGCCGGACTCTTTGCCGCATTGCGGCTCATAGAAGCCGGGATAAAACCCATCATACTGGAGCGGGGTAAAGATGTACGCGCACGTCGCCGCGATCTGGCCGCACTCAATAAAACAGGGGAAGTAAATCCCGACTCCAACTACTGCTTCGGCGAAGGTGGCGCCGGTACTTACTCCGATGGTAAACTATATACCCGCTCTAACAAACGCGGCGATATAAACCGCATCCTCAACATATTCGTGCATTTTGGTGCGGAAGAAAAAATCATGATCGATGCACACCCGCACATCGGCACCAACAAACTCCCGCATATCATCACCGCTATACGCGAACAGATCATTGCGGCCGGTGGTGAAGTACACTTTGAACAAAAAGTAAGCGACATCAACATCAATAATGGCGTTGTTACGGGCATCACCACCACTTCCGGTCAGGTACACGAAGGCAAGTACCTGATCCTCGCCACAGGACACTCTGCCAGAGATATATTTATCATGTTGCACCGGCAAAACATTTTACTGGAAGCAAAACCTTTTGCACTGGGCGTACGCGTGGAACATCCGCAGGAATTGATAGACAGCGCCCAATACCATTGCGACCTGCGCGGCGAATACCTGCCACCAGCCAGTTACAGCCTCGTGGAACAGGTACAGGGCCGCGGCGTATTCTCCTTCTGTATGTGCCCTGGTGGTATCATCGCACCGGCTGCCACCGATCCCGGTGAACTGGTCGTTAACGGCTGGTCGCCCTCCAAAAGAAACAATCCTTACGCCAACTCCGGCATGGTTGTCACCGTTGATGAATCAGACTTCGCTCCTTTTGCCCACCACGGCCCACTCGCAGCGATGTACTTTCAACAGGCAGTGGAGCAACAGTCCTATAAAGCCGGTGGTGGCCACTTCGTAGCACCCGCACAAAGAATGACCGATTTCGTGAGCGGAAAAACTTCCGCCTCACTACCCGACTGCTCTTATGTACCAGGCGTCAACAGCACCAATCTCCGCAGCGTATTACCCGCTGTAGTACACGAAAGGCTGGCCGGTGCATTCAAGGCTTTCGGCCGCAAAATGAAAGGCTACTACACCGCAGATGCCATACTGGTAGCCACCGAATCACGTACTTCTTCACCGGTACGCATTCCCCGCAACAACGATACCCTCGAACATCCGCAACTGCCCGGTCTTTACCCCTGCGGCGAAGGCGCCGGCTATGCCGGTGGTATCGTGTCTGCCGCCATGGACGGAGAACGCGTAGCGGCCACCATCGCAGCTAAACTAGGCTAA
- a CDS encoding ABC transporter permease yields the protein MEKIWLIIKREFFTRVRKRSFLVVTLLVPLAFAAMIIVPILIATNSSDNKRIAVIDKSGLFENQFPDAKGIYFKYLPKENLDSLKLHYEAQGYSGVLYIPDIDINRPSGFEFFSKGQASVTLESNINSDINHIIEKKRMELQGIDKSQLDAIKSDVAADFKTGSDEKKGNSWVAYGVGYASGFTIYIILLLFGTSVMRGVMEEKVSRIAEVMISSVKPFQLMMGKIIGIAAVGLLQFLIWGVLITVIYAVIPLFISPESIQAASQGNTMAQGNNAEAAEAFRRISDVMGSINWSLLLTCFVFYFLGGYLFYSSLYAAVGSLANEDASDIQQLTFPITLPIIIGIMIMMKAVHDPGSSLAVWGSIIPFTSPMVMMARLPYGVPGTVPYWQLILSFTFLIAGFIFTTWAAGKIYRTGILMYGKKITLKEAMKWVVKRS from the coding sequence ATGGAAAAAATTTGGCTCATCATAAAAAGAGAATTCTTTACCCGCGTACGAAAAAGGTCTTTCCTGGTAGTAACCCTGTTGGTACCACTGGCATTTGCCGCCATGATCATCGTACCGATCCTTATTGCTACCAATTCCAGCGATAACAAACGGATTGCTGTAATAGATAAAAGCGGACTGTTTGAAAATCAGTTCCCCGATGCTAAAGGCATTTACTTCAAATATCTCCCAAAAGAAAACCTGGACAGCTTAAAGCTCCATTATGAAGCCCAGGGCTATTCCGGGGTATTGTACATTCCTGATATTGATATTAACCGTCCTTCCGGCTTTGAATTCTTCAGCAAAGGCCAGGCAAGCGTTACGCTGGAAAGTAATATCAACAGTGATATCAACCATATCATTGAAAAAAAGCGCATGGAATTGCAGGGTATCGACAAATCCCAGCTCGATGCCATCAAATCTGATGTGGCGGCGGATTTCAAGACAGGGAGTGATGAGAAGAAAGGCAACTCCTGGGTGGCCTATGGCGTTGGCTACGCCAGCGGATTCACGATCTATATTATCCTGCTCCTGTTTGGCACCTCCGTGATGAGAGGCGTGATGGAAGAAAAAGTAAGCCGCATTGCAGAAGTGATGATCTCCAGTGTAAAACCCTTTCAGCTCATGATGGGCAAGATCATCGGCATCGCCGCCGTGGGACTGTTGCAGTTCCTGATCTGGGGGGTGCTGATCACCGTTATCTATGCGGTCATCCCGTTATTCATTTCGCCGGAAAGCATCCAGGCGGCCAGCCAGGGTAATACGATGGCGCAGGGCAACAATGCGGAAGCGGCAGAAGCATTCCGCCGTATCAGCGATGTGATGGGCAGTATCAACTGGTCACTGCTGCTTACCTGTTTTGTCTTTTATTTCCTGGGCGGGTATCTTTTTTATTCTTCCCTGTATGCAGCAGTAGGCAGTTTGGCCAATGAAGATGCATCAGATATACAACAGCTTACCTTCCCCATCACCTTGCCGATTATCATTGGTATCATGATTATGATGAAAGCTGTGCACGATCCCGGCAGTTCTTTGGCCGTATGGGGCAGTATTATCCCCTTTACGTCGCCTATGGTGATGATGGCGCGGCTACCCTACGGCGTGCCCGGAACGGTGCCCTATTGGCAACTGATCCTCTCTTTCACCTTCCTGATTGCCGGATTCATTTTTACCACGTGGGCAGCCGGTAAAATATACCGTACCGGCATATTGATGTATGGAAAGAAGATTACGTTGAAAGAAGCGATGAAGTGGGTGGTGAAACGGAGTTGA
- a CDS encoding ABC transporter ATP-binding protein, with amino-acid sequence MNLLEVKHLKKHYATHKAVDDISFDIEQGSIFGLLGPNGAGKTTLLRMITGIFYPDEGSILFNGKPFDPENDIQHIGYMPEERGLYKKMKVGEQTLYLARLKGLREKDALQKIKYWFEKLEITSWWNKRVDELSKGMQQKVQFISTIVHDPQLLILDEPFSGLDPINSNLIKQEIFNLSKQGTTIIFSTHRMEQVEEICDHIMLVNQGHKILDGSIQQIKQDFKQGLFRIGLDVMPNAAQMATYHFNIIHVHDKAFTVKMNEDSSTNDILRHFINQDIPVNYFEEILPSINEVFITQVQQTEKAAATATVQQPA; translated from the coding sequence ATGAACTTACTTGAAGTCAAACACCTGAAAAAACACTATGCCACCCACAAAGCTGTGGATGATATCAGCTTTGACATTGAGCAAGGCAGCATATTCGGGCTCCTCGGCCCTAACGGCGCCGGCAAAACAACCCTCCTGCGCATGATCACCGGCATCTTCTATCCCGATGAGGGCAGTATCCTTTTCAATGGCAAACCATTTGACCCGGAAAATGATATCCAGCATATCGGCTACATGCCCGAAGAAAGAGGGTTGTACAAAAAAATGAAAGTAGGCGAACAAACACTCTATCTCGCCCGCCTGAAAGGATTGCGCGAGAAAGATGCTTTACAGAAAATAAAATACTGGTTCGAAAAACTGGAAATCACCTCCTGGTGGAACAAAAGAGTGGATGAACTCAGTAAAGGCATGCAACAAAAAGTACAGTTCATTTCTACCATCGTGCATGATCCCCAACTGCTCATCCTGGATGAACCCTTCTCCGGACTGGATCCCATCAACTCCAATCTGATCAAACAGGAAATATTCAACCTCAGCAAACAAGGCACCACCATCATTTTCTCCACCCACCGCATGGAACAGGTAGAAGAAATATGTGACCATATCATGCTGGTCAACCAGGGCCATAAGATACTGGACGGCAGCATACAACAGATCAAACAGGACTTTAAACAGGGCCTCTTTCGTATAGGGCTGGACGTGATGCCCAATGCGGCACAGATGGCAACCTATCATTTTAATATCATACACGTACATGATAAGGCTTTCACCGTGAAGATGAATGAAGACAGCAGTACCAACGATATCCTGCGGCATTTCATCAACCAGGACATACCCGTGAATTATTTTGAGGAAATCCTGCCTTCTATCAACGAAGTATTTATCACCCAGGTGCAGCAAACAGAGAAAGCTGCTGCTACAGCGACTGTACAACAGCCCGCCTGA